CGCCGCCGACGTGGTCGAGCGCCGCCCTCACCCAGGGCAGCAACGCCTCCTGCTGGTAGATCACGGCGCCCGTCTTGCCCGGCGGCGCCGCGTCCACGCGCCCGGACGGGGACTAGGGCTCGACGAGGCCGCGGCGGATCGCGTAGCGCACGAGCTCGACGCGGTCGCGCATCCCGAGCTTGCGCAGGAGGTTGCCGCGGTGGGACTCGACCGTCTTCTCGCTGAGGTGCAGGACCTCGGCGATCTCGCGGTTGGTGTGCGCCTCGGCGATGAGCTTGAGCACCTCCTGCTCGCGCGGCGTCAGCGGCTCGCCGGCGGTCCGGGCGTCGGGGTCGGCCAGCCAGTCGCGCAGCAGGGAGCGCTCGACCGCGCTCGTGAGGAACGGCTCGCCGCGGTGCACCGCCCGGACGGCCTCCACCAGGCGGGTGTCGGCCTCGCGCTTGAGGACGTAGCCGCCGGCGCCCGCGGTCAGCGCCTCGAGGACGTAGCGCTCGTCGTCGTGCATCGAGAGGACCAGGACGCCGGCGTCGGGGAGCTGCGCGCGGATCTCGCGCGCGGCCTGCAGGCCGGTGAGCTTGGGCATCGAGACGTCGAGCACGCAGACGTCGGGACGCTCGCGCAGGGCGACCTCGACCGCCTCGGCGCCGTCGGCCGCCTCGGCCACGACCTCCATGTCGGCCTGGCGCTCGAGCAGCAGCCGCAGCCCGCCGCGCACGACGCCGTGGTCGTCGGCGATCAGGACGCGCACGCCAGCGCCTCCTGCAGGCGCAGCTCGACCTCGGTGCCGTACCCCGGCGCGGACCGGATCGCCACGGCGCCGCCCGCCAGCCGCGCGCGCTCGCGCATGCCCGTGAGGCCGAGGCCGCCCTCGCCCTCCTGCACCCGGCGCACGTCGAAGCCGTCGCCGTCGTCGCGCACCGTCACGACCACCTCGCCGCCGTGGGCGCGGGCGGCGACGTGGAGCACCTGGGCGTGGCCGTGGCGGATCGCGTTGGACAGCGCCTCCTGCACCACGCGGTAGACGACGACCTGCGCGTCGGGCTGCAGCGCGTCGAGGTCGCAGTCGCCGGCGTCGAGCGACGCGCGCAGCGGCGCGCGGTCCAGCAGCGCCGCGAGCGCCACGGCGAGGCCGTGGTCGTCCAGCGCGGCGGGGCGCAGCTCGCGCGCCAGGCGCAGCAGCTCGTCCATCGCCTGCGTGGCGACCTCCTGGGTGGCGCGCAGCTCGTCGCGCAGGGCGGGCGGCGCGTCCTGCGCGGTGGCGGCGAGGCGCAGCAGGACGCCGGTCAGCGCCTGGTTGGCCTCGTCGTGCAGGTCGCGCGCGAGGCGCGCGCGCTCGGCCTCCTGGCCCTGCAGGACGGCGCCGGCGGTCCGGGCGCGCTCGTCCTCGAGCCGTCCGAGCATGCGGTTGAAGGCGTCGGTGAGGCGGGCGACCTCGGCGGAGTCGGCGTCGACCTCCGCGCGGACCTCGCCGTCGCGGGCGGCGCCGAGGTCGACGCGCTCCATGACGTCGATGAGGTGCTCGAGCGGGGCGAAGCGGCGGCGGACGACGAGCCCGTTGACGAGGACGGTGGAGAGGATCGCCGCCACCAGGACGAGCGCCTGGCGGCGCGACTCGGCGCCCGT
The DNA window shown above is from Conexibacter sp. SYSU D00693 and carries:
- a CDS encoding sensor histidine kinase, which produces MRRTSLATQVLAVNAALITATVLAAAVVAQLDVTGAESRRQALVLVAAILSTVLVNGLVVRRRFAPLEHLIDVMERVDLGAARDGEVRAEVDADSAEVARLTDAFNRMLGRLEDERARTAGAVLQGQEAERARLARDLHDEANQALTGVLLRLAATAQDAPPALRDELRATQEVATQAMDELLRLARELRPAALDDHGLAVALAALLDRAPLRASLDAGDCDLDALQPDAQVVVYRVVQEALSNAIRHGHAQVLHVAARAHGGEVVVTVRDDGDGFDVRRVQEGEGGLGLTGMRERARLAGGAVAIRSAPGYGTEVELRLQEALACAS
- a CDS encoding response regulator transcription factor; amino-acid sequence: MRVLIADDHGVVRGGLRLLLERQADMEVVAEAADGAEAVEVALRERPDVCVLDVSMPKLTGLQAAREIRAQLPDAGVLVLSMHDDERYVLEALTAGAGGYVLKREADTRLVEAVRAVHRGEPFLTSAVERSLLRDWLADPDARTAGEPLTPREQEVLKLIAEAHTNREIAEVLHLSEKTVESHRGNLLRKLGMRDRVELVRYAIRRGLVEP